The proteins below are encoded in one region of Lonchura striata isolate bLonStr1 chromosome 1, bLonStr1.mat, whole genome shotgun sequence:
- the RPP40 gene encoding ribonuclease P protein subunit p40 isoform X1, whose translation MQPAQLGRAPRHLLVCERGHARHPRSRHAAHVRDHAYSCRVSFLIPECGLLPEVLKSTIADIGEYYLVRSLPIHELVAHEFIDAFVKKGSCYALTYKTKIDQDNTAALLPNGKLILSVDKDTYEELGLQGRPSRYSGKKVMRYIITIDLTDAGFHPESKKHNRVLWALKEKKPLEFDFLMAWYNTGAEGSTLMSYFSKNQIQALKPKITFSTLRDLQCPVLQSNDLQGKPEESCSTEELFEWLGAVLNQVSLDNKSSSFLSTYCCPEPNTVVEKAFLCTITGFIIPEKIIQLLEQLCCYFGEPKLAYWLTLTVHGFADSPVSWRENEHGFHKGGENLYNFVIFRNLDYWLQMAVGAHDDCPP comes from the exons ATGCAGCCGGCGCAGCTCGGGCGCGCGCCGCGGCACCTGCTGGTGTGCGAGCGCGGCCACGCGCGCCACCCGCGCTCGCGGCACGCGGCGCACGTGCGGGACCACGCCTACAGCTGCCGC GTGTCTTTTTTGATCCCGGAATGTGGCCTGCTGCCCGAAGTGCTGAAAAGCACAATTGCAGATATTGGAGAGTACTACCTGGTGAGGAGTTTACCCATTCATGAATTGGTCGCTCATGAATTCATTGATGCTTTTGTGAAGAAAG GTTCATGCTATGCACTTACCTATAAGACAAAAATTGATCAAGATAATACTGCAGCTCTGCTACCAAATG GTAAACTAATTCTGTCAGTGGATAAGGATACTTATGAGGAACTTGGATTGCAAGGTCGCCCTTCTCGGTATTCAGGCAAAAAAGTAATGCGATATA TTATCACTATTGACTTGACTGATGCTGGCTTTCACCCTGAGAGCAAGAAACATAACAGAGTGCTTTGGgccttgaaagaaaagaaacctttAGAATTTGACTTCCTAATGGCTTGGTATAATACAG GTGCAGAGGGATCAACATTGATGTCATACTTTTCAAAAAACCAAATACAGGCCCTGAAGCCAAAAATAACATTCAGCACCTTAAGGGACTTGCAGTGTCCAGTGTTACAAAGTAATGATCTACAAGGAAAACCTGAGGAGTCCTGCAGTACAGAGGAGCTCTTTGAATGGCTGGGTGCTGTCTTGAATCAAGTTAGCTT agACAACAAATCCTCCAGCTTCTTATCAACCTATTGCTGCCCTGAGCCCAACACAGTAGTGGAAAAAGCTTTTTTGTGCACAATCACAGGCTTTATAATTCCTGAGAAGATTATTCAGTTATTGGAGCAGCTGTG TTGCTATTTTGGTGAACCAAAACTGGCATATTGGCTGACCTTAACTGTGCATGGCTTTGCAGACAGCCCTGTTTCCTGGAGAGAAAATGAGCATGGTTTTCACAAAGGAGGAGAGAACTTGTACAATTTTGTCATTTTTAGAAATCTGGATTACTGGCTTCAGATGGCTGTAGGAGCTCATGATGATTGTCCTCCATAA
- the RPP40 gene encoding ribonuclease P protein subunit p40 isoform X2, which translates to MQPAQLGRAPRHLLVCERGHARHPRSRHAAHVRDHAYSCRVSFLIPECGLLPEVLKSTIADIGEYYLVRSLPIHELVAHEFIDAFVKKGSCYALTYKTKIDQDNTAALLPNGKLILSVDKDTYEELGLQGRPSRYSGKKVMRYIITIDLTDAGFHPESKKHNRVLWALKEKKPLEFDFLMAWYNTEGSTLMSYFSKNQIQALKPKITFSTLRDLQCPVLQSNDLQGKPEESCSTEELFEWLGAVLNQVSLDNKSSSFLSTYCCPEPNTVVEKAFLCTITGFIIPEKIIQLLEQLCCYFGEPKLAYWLTLTVHGFADSPVSWRENEHGFHKGGENLYNFVIFRNLDYWLQMAVGAHDDCPP; encoded by the exons ATGCAGCCGGCGCAGCTCGGGCGCGCGCCGCGGCACCTGCTGGTGTGCGAGCGCGGCCACGCGCGCCACCCGCGCTCGCGGCACGCGGCGCACGTGCGGGACCACGCCTACAGCTGCCGC GTGTCTTTTTTGATCCCGGAATGTGGCCTGCTGCCCGAAGTGCTGAAAAGCACAATTGCAGATATTGGAGAGTACTACCTGGTGAGGAGTTTACCCATTCATGAATTGGTCGCTCATGAATTCATTGATGCTTTTGTGAAGAAAG GTTCATGCTATGCACTTACCTATAAGACAAAAATTGATCAAGATAATACTGCAGCTCTGCTACCAAATG GTAAACTAATTCTGTCAGTGGATAAGGATACTTATGAGGAACTTGGATTGCAAGGTCGCCCTTCTCGGTATTCAGGCAAAAAAGTAATGCGATATA TTATCACTATTGACTTGACTGATGCTGGCTTTCACCCTGAGAGCAAGAAACATAACAGAGTGCTTTGGgccttgaaagaaaagaaacctttAGAATTTGACTTCCTAATGGCTTGGTATAATACAG AGGGATCAACATTGATGTCATACTTTTCAAAAAACCAAATACAGGCCCTGAAGCCAAAAATAACATTCAGCACCTTAAGGGACTTGCAGTGTCCAGTGTTACAAAGTAATGATCTACAAGGAAAACCTGAGGAGTCCTGCAGTACAGAGGAGCTCTTTGAATGGCTGGGTGCTGTCTTGAATCAAGTTAGCTT agACAACAAATCCTCCAGCTTCTTATCAACCTATTGCTGCCCTGAGCCCAACACAGTAGTGGAAAAAGCTTTTTTGTGCACAATCACAGGCTTTATAATTCCTGAGAAGATTATTCAGTTATTGGAGCAGCTGTG TTGCTATTTTGGTGAACCAAAACTGGCATATTGGCTGACCTTAACTGTGCATGGCTTTGCAGACAGCCCTGTTTCCTGGAGAGAAAATGAGCATGGTTTTCACAAAGGAGGAGAGAACTTGTACAATTTTGTCATTTTTAGAAATCTGGATTACTGGCTTCAGATGGCTGTAGGAGCTCATGATGATTGTCCTCCATAA